From a region of the Nonlabens sp. Hel1_33_55 genome:
- a CDS encoding helix-turn-helix domain-containing protein: MKHEFRDGRHEGLFVLTNFQRKPSLDLLDLQNLYKIIWCTSGEQHLIVDGCSIILKKDQVLFSTPSNLIQIPKEISNLRSFLFSREFFCIRDHDAEVSCMGLLFYGSSSIPIITLDENDQKYFEALFIIFREEFNTNDMVKGEMLRTLLKRLLITSTTLVKKDQELHQLSSKQVDLIRKFNVLVEQHFKEKHQVSEYADLLSKSPKTLSNFFKKHKVTSPLKIINERIALEAKKLLQSSNLTAEEIAYKLGYKEPSHFSKFFKKRPVAHLFNIEMKQL; encoded by the coding sequence ATGAAACATGAATTTCGTGATGGCAGGCATGAAGGTCTCTTTGTACTTACAAACTTTCAACGTAAGCCATCGCTAGACCTTTTAGATCTTCAAAATCTTTACAAAATAATTTGGTGCACCTCAGGTGAGCAACACTTGATAGTTGATGGTTGTAGCATCATTCTCAAAAAAGACCAAGTTCTATTCAGCACACCTTCCAACCTTATTCAAATCCCAAAGGAAATTAGTAATCTGAGATCTTTTCTTTTTAGTCGGGAGTTCTTTTGTATTAGGGATCATGATGCTGAGGTCTCGTGCATGGGATTATTATTCTACGGCTCTTCAAGTATTCCAATAATTACTCTGGATGAAAATGATCAAAAATATTTTGAAGCCTTGTTTATTATTTTCAGAGAGGAATTCAATACCAACGACATGGTGAAGGGTGAAATGCTCCGCACCTTACTTAAACGCCTACTCATAACTTCTACCACGCTGGTTAAAAAGGATCAAGAGTTACATCAACTCTCTAGTAAGCAAGTGGACTTGATAAGAAAGTTTAATGTTCTGGTAGAGCAACATTTCAAAGAGAAACATCAAGTATCTGAGTATGCAGATTTGCTTTCTAAATCGCCCAAAACCCTTTCCAATTTTTTTAAAAAACACAAAGTTACCTCACCATTAAAAATTATCAACGAAAGAATAGCGCTAGAAGCAAAAAAACTGCTTCAATCCTCAAACCTTACAGCTGAAGAAATTGCTTATAAATTAGGATATAAAGAGCCCAGCCATTTTTCTAAATTCTTTAAAAAAAGACCGGTAGCTCACCTCTTCAATATAGAGATGAAACAGCTATAA
- a CDS encoding isoaspartyl peptidase/L-asparaginase family protein, with product MKNYTIAIHGGAGTLLKENMTTEKENAYKQALDTSIDAAVEILESGGSAIEAVTIAVKSMEDSPLFNAGKGSVFTAQGTHEMDAAIMDGKDLNAGAVSLITGIKNPVDLARDVMEHSEHVFLAGDGAMEFAKSRDYQLEDADYFFDQLRYDQWQEIKGSDSFQLDHSVKKDSKFGTVGAVAMDQNGNLAAATSTGGMTNKKWGRIGDSPMIGAGNYANNDTCAVSCTGSGEYFIRGVVAYEVSALMEFKNMSLEDAAHEVIQKRILKLGGDGGLIAVDAKGNITLPFNTAGMYRAFAGAKLQKTISIYSDQD from the coding sequence ATGAAAAACTACACCATTGCCATTCACGGTGGCGCAGGAACCTTGCTCAAGGAAAACATGACAACCGAAAAAGAAAACGCCTATAAACAAGCGTTGGATACGTCTATCGACGCAGCAGTCGAAATCCTAGAATCTGGTGGCAGTGCCATTGAAGCTGTAACGATTGCGGTCAAAAGCATGGAAGATTCACCACTATTTAACGCAGGAAAAGGTAGCGTGTTTACTGCCCAAGGGACACACGAGATGGACGCTGCCATTATGGATGGGAAAGATCTCAATGCCGGTGCAGTCTCTCTAATTACTGGAATCAAAAATCCTGTGGACCTAGCACGAGATGTGATGGAACACAGCGAGCATGTATTTCTAGCTGGTGATGGCGCCATGGAATTTGCAAAATCAAGGGATTACCAACTTGAAGATGCTGATTATTTCTTTGATCAATTACGATACGACCAGTGGCAAGAAATCAAGGGAAGCGACAGTTTCCAGCTGGACCACTCGGTGAAAAAGGATTCTAAATTTGGAACAGTTGGAGCTGTAGCCATGGATCAAAATGGGAATCTGGCAGCGGCTACTTCTACAGGCGGCATGACTAATAAAAAATGGGGACGCATAGGAGATTCACCTATGATAGGCGCTGGAAACTATGCCAACAACGACACCTGTGCAGTAAGTTGTACTGGCAGCGGTGAGTATTTTATTAGAGGCGTTGTTGCTTATGAAGTTAGCGCGCTCATGGAATTCAAAAACATGTCGCTGGAAGATGCTGCTCACGAGGTTATACAAAAACGTATCCTAAAATTAGGCGGCGATGGAGGTTTGATCGCAGTAGATGCTAAAGGAAACATCACGTTACCGTTTAATACAGCCGGAATGTATCGCGCTTTCGCAGGAGCAAAATTGCAGAAAACCATTTCTATCTATTCCGATCAAGACTAA
- a CDS encoding TetR/AcrR family transcriptional regulator gives MTTRKKQIVRTAAQLFKARGYSAVTMRDLAAAMDIKAASLYNHISGKQEILEQLILEVARKFTAGMDAVKTDGGTAFAKAEKLIALHIKIAVENTDALAVLNTDWMHLEGAAYEEYIASRKKYELDFKQILHEGINSGEFKNLSVETMLFNLLSTLRSIYLWIPKKSATEVADLKKELPNILLTGLRS, from the coding sequence ATGACCACCCGTAAAAAACAAATCGTCAGGACGGCCGCACAACTTTTTAAAGCTCGCGGTTATAGCGCAGTTACCATGCGTGATCTTGCCGCAGCCATGGATATAAAGGCGGCGAGTCTATACAACCATATTTCGGGAAAGCAGGAAATACTGGAGCAATTGATCCTAGAGGTGGCTCGCAAGTTTACTGCTGGAATGGATGCGGTAAAGACTGATGGTGGTACCGCTTTCGCGAAAGCGGAAAAACTCATAGCCTTACACATAAAAATAGCTGTCGAAAATACCGATGCTCTCGCGGTCTTAAACACAGACTGGATGCACCTAGAAGGAGCTGCCTATGAAGAATACATCGCATCGCGCAAGAAATACGAATTGGATTTTAAACAAATCCTTCATGAAGGAATCAACAGCGGCGAATTCAAAAACTTGAGTGTGGAAACCATGCTGTTTAATCTATTGAGCACACTACGATCCATCTACCTGTGGATACCAAAAAAATCAGCTACCGAAGTAGCTGATCTTAAAAAGGAATTACCCAATATTTTGTTGACGGGACTTAGATCCTAG